GAAGACGCCGTGGATGATCGCGCTGTCCACCTCGTTCTTCGTCAGCACCGCGAGCACGCCGAGACCGCCGCCGAGGGCGAGCGATCCGACGTCGCCCATGAAGACGCTCGCGGGATAGGTGTTGAACCAGAGGAAGCTGATCCCCGCCCCGGCCATCGCGGCACAGAAGACCGCCAGTTCCGCCGACCCCGGGATGTGCGGGATCAGCAGGTAATCGGCGATGTTCAGGCCGCGGATGGTGGCTCCCGCCAGATAGGCGAGCAGCATGAAGGTGATCGCGCTGACGATGGTCGGCCCGATGGCCAGCCCGTCGAGGCCGTCGGTGAGGTTCACCGCGTTGGACGTCCCGACGATCACGATGAACGCGAGCGGAAGATAGATCCACCAGGGCAGCACCGGATTGAAGGCCTTCACCTTGACGAAGGGAATGGCCAGCCGGGTGTCGAGCCGGAGCGCGCCGGTCTTCCAGTCGACGAAGAAGACCACCACCACCACCACGAAGATCGCCGTCTGCCAGAGCAGCTTCTTGCGGCCGGCGAGCCCCTTGGAGTTGCGCTTGCTGAACTTCAACCAGTCGTCGGCGAAGCCGATGGCCCCGAACCCGAGCGTGATGATCAGCGCAGCCCACACCATGCGGCTGGTCAGGTCGGCGAACAGCAGCGTCCCGACCAGCATCGCCCAGAGGATCAGGCCTCCGCCCATCGAGGGCGTTCCGACCTTCTTCTGGTGCGCTTCCGGCGTGTCCTCGCGGACGTTGCTCGCGCCTTGCTGCAACCTGCGCAGCGCCTCGATGTAGCTGGGACCGAGGAAGAGGCCGATCATCAGCGATACCAGCCCGGCCATCAGCATGCGGAAGCTCGGGTAGCGCAGCACGTTGAAGAGCGGGAAGCGATCCGAGTACTGGAAGAGGAGGTTGTAGAGCATCAGGCCCCTCCCGCCCCGGCGAGCGCGTCGCTGATGCGCTCCATCTTCATTCCGCGCGATCCCTTCACCAGCACGACGTCCTCGGGACGGACGCGGTCCTGCACCAGCTTCACCGCCTCGGCAGGGTCGTCGGTGGACTCGATCGACTCGGCGGCGAGCCCCGCTTCCTCCGCGCCCTCGCCCAGCGCCTTGGCGCGGTTCCCGAAGCAGACCAGGAGCGAAAGGCCCGCGCCGGCCGCGAAGCGGCCGACGTCGCGGTGAAGATCCAGCTCGGTGTGGCCGAGCTCCAGCATGTCGCCGAGCACGGCGATGGCCCGGCCCTTGCCGCGGACCAGGTGGGTGAGCGTCAGCAGCGCCGCCTTGGTGCTGCTCGGATTGGCGTTGTAGCAGTCGTCGATCAGGAGCGCGCCGTTCGGCAACTGCACGGGCCGCATCCGCCGTCCCGGCGTGGTGGCGTTTGCGAGCCCGC
The genomic region above belongs to Deltaproteobacteria bacterium and contains:
- a CDS encoding phospho-N-acetylmuramoyl-pentapeptide-transferase; this encodes MLYNLLFQYSDRFPLFNVLRYPSFRMLMAGLVSLMIGLFLGPSYIEALRRLQQGASNVREDTPEAHQKKVGTPSMGGGLILWAMLVGTLLFADLTSRMVWAALIITLGFGAIGFADDWLKFSKRNSKGLAGRKKLLWQTAIFVVVVVVFFVDWKTGALRLDTRLAIPFVKVKAFNPVLPWWIYLPLAFIVIVGTSNAVNLTDGLDGLAIGPTIVSAITFMLLAYLAGATIRGLNIADYLLIPHIPGSAELAVFCAAMAGAGISFLWFNTYPASVFMGDVGSLALGGGLGVLAVLTKNEVDSAIIHGVFFAEIVSVMVQVFWFKRTGRRIFRMAPIHHHFELQGWAEPKIIVRFWIVSIILALTALASLKLR